In Nitrospinota bacterium, the following are encoded in one genomic region:
- a CDS encoding FxsA family protein — translation MIYLLAIFIGIPLIELALLIKLGGAIGMAKTLLIVVGTGIAGAALARSQGFAILSRIQVDLEAGHLPTDDLANGACVLAGGLLLLTPGLLTDTVGFALLLPPTREIIKEAAKRYVQGKLDRGEVIVVSPRTGRSDRLR, via the coding sequence ATGATCTACCTCTTGGCGATTTTCATCGGCATACCCCTTATTGAGCTGGCATTGCTCATCAAGCTGGGCGGGGCTATCGGTATGGCTAAAACCCTCCTCATTGTTGTGGGTACGGGGATTGCCGGCGCGGCCCTGGCCCGCTCGCAGGGCTTCGCCATTCTCAGCCGCATCCAGGTCGACCTCGAAGCCGGGCACTTGCCGACCGACGACCTCGCCAACGGGGCCTGCGTCCTGGCAGGCGGGCTTTTGCTCCTCACGCCCGGCCTCTTGACCGACACGGTTGGATTTGCCCTTCTCCTCCCCCCGACCCGCGAGATTATAAAAGAGGCCGCCAAGCGCTATGTCCAGGGAAAGCTCGATCGCGGGGAGGTCATTGTCGTTTCACCGCGTACTGGGCGTAGTGACAGGCTAAGGTAG
- a CDS encoding histidine--tRNA ligase, which yields MTLRAVRGVKDILPGEVELWEVVEAEARGLFKAFGYAEVKIPIFEHTSLFARSLGESTDIVQKEMYTFEDKGGDSITLRPEATASVVRAYIEHNLSHPPRLLKVFTIGPMFRYERPQAGRFRQFYQMNAEAFGSANPAVDAELLVLVDTLFRRLQVGGLEVALNSLGDENCQPLYKEALTEFLRPRQEALCEDCKRRVEQSPLRVFDCKNPGCQELKEAAPTIDQYLCEACRDHFDKVQANLDKVGISYNLDPHLVRGLDYYTRTTFEVLSSRLGAQNAVCGGGRYDGLVEKLGGPPTPAIGFAIGIERLVSLLDRSSLPVDEGTPHLFIATVGGEAEEAAFEIMHALRNASIRVEREYEGRSLKAQMKLADRSQATHTLILGGDELSRGVALLRDMAAGSQEEVSLENLVEAVKARLALP from the coding sequence ATGACCCTTCGAGCCGTGCGGGGAGTAAAAGATATCCTTCCGGGCGAGGTAGAGCTGTGGGAGGTGGTGGAGGCCGAAGCGCGCGGGCTGTTCAAAGCCTTTGGATACGCTGAGGTCAAGATTCCCATCTTCGAGCACACTAGCCTCTTCGCCCGCTCCCTGGGCGAGTCGACCGACATCGTTCAAAAGGAGATGTATACCTTCGAGGACAAGGGGGGCGATTCCATTACCCTTCGTCCGGAGGCCACAGCTTCGGTCGTCCGAGCCTATATTGAACATAACCTGTCTCATCCGCCCCGGCTCCTCAAGGTCTTTACCATCGGCCCGATGTTCCGCTACGAGCGGCCCCAGGCGGGCCGCTTCAGGCAGTTCTACCAAATGAACGCCGAGGCCTTCGGCTCGGCCAATCCGGCGGTCGACGCGGAGTTGCTCGTCCTGGTCGATACGCTCTTTAGGCGCCTTCAGGTCGGCGGGCTGGAAGTGGCCCTTAATTCTCTGGGGGACGAGAACTGTCAGCCCCTCTACAAAGAAGCGCTCACGGAGTTCCTCCGACCCCGGCAAGAAGCCCTCTGCGAGGATTGCAAGCGGCGCGTCGAGCAGTCCCCGCTTCGGGTCTTCGACTGTAAGAATCCCGGATGCCAGGAGCTTAAGGAGGCGGCCCCTACCATCGACCAATACCTCTGCGAGGCCTGTCGGGACCACTTCGATAAGGTTCAGGCCAACTTGGACAAGGTGGGTATCTCCTACAACTTGGACCCGCACCTGGTGCGCGGCCTCGACTATTACACCCGCACGACGTTTGAGGTTCTGAGCTCTCGGCTGGGAGCGCAAAACGCCGTCTGCGGCGGAGGCCGCTACGATGGGCTTGTGGAGAAGCTGGGGGGGCCTCCCACGCCGGCCATCGGGTTTGCCATTGGCATCGAGAGGCTGGTGAGCCTCCTCGACCGCTCCAGCCTTCCAGTGGACGAAGGAACACCCCACCTATTCATAGCCACCGTCGGGGGGGAGGCCGAGGAGGCGGCCTTCGAGATTATGCACGCCCTAAGAAACGCATCGATAAGGGTGGAGAGAGAGTATGAGGGCCGAAGCCTCAAGGCCCAGATGAAACTGGCCGATCGCTCGCAAGCCACCCACACCTTGATTCTTGGAGGCGACGAGCTCTCCCGGGGAGTGGCGCTGCTGCGCGACATGGCCGCCGGCTCTCAGGAGGAGGTTTCCCTGGAAAACCTCGTCGAAGCTGTAAAGGCCCGCCTCGCCCTACCTTAG
- a CDS encoding NAD-dependent deacylase has translation MPTPLDLSHDTIHALRDARSVVVLTGAGVSAESGVPTFRGKEGLWRNYSPQELATPEAFNKDPNLVWEWYDWRRGLIAPLEPNPAHLAIVALEERSPTFTLITQNIDGLHQRAGSQRMLELHGNIWNVRCLAEGTVAENREVPIQAIPPYCSCGAMLRPHIVWFGESLDPNILNQSLQAIDDCDFLLVVGTSAVVQPSASFPDMALQQGATVLEVNLEPTPISSIVNASLFGKAGELLPQLLESLD, from the coding sequence ATGCCCACCCCCTTGGACCTCTCCCACGATACCATCCATGCCCTGAGGGATGCTCGCTCCGTGGTCGTGCTCACCGGGGCCGGGGTCTCTGCCGAGAGCGGCGTTCCAACATTTCGAGGCAAAGAGGGCCTCTGGCGCAACTACAGCCCTCAGGAGTTGGCGACCCCCGAGGCGTTCAACAAAGACCCGAACCTCGTATGGGAGTGGTACGACTGGCGCCGCGGGCTCATCGCCCCCCTAGAGCCAAACCCCGCCCATCTGGCAATTGTGGCCCTCGAGGAGCGCTCGCCGACGTTCACCCTCATTACTCAAAACATCGACGGCCTCCACCAAAGGGCCGGAAGCCAGCGCATGCTCGAGCTCCACGGCAACATCTGGAATGTGCGCTGCTTGGCTGAAGGCACGGTGGCCGAGAACCGCGAGGTCCCTATTCAGGCCATCCCGCCCTACTGCTCCTGTGGCGCGATGCTCAGGCCCCACATCGTATGGTTCGGCGAATCCCTCGACCCGAACATCCTCAATCAGAGCCTCCAGGCCATTGATGATTGCGATTTCCTCCTCGTCGTGGGAACGAGCGCCGTTGTCCAGCCGTCGGCCAGCTTCCCTGACATGGCGCTTCAGCAGGGCGCCACCGTCCTTGAGGTCAATTTGGAGCCGACGCCCATCTCCTCCATCGTCAATGCCTCACTCTTTGGGAAGGCCGGGGAGCTTCTCCCGCAGCTCCTCGAGTCCTTGGACTGA
- a CDS encoding tetratricopeptide repeat protein: protein MSKRQVFILSFLLLGLAACATSSERHVMRGNRYLSSGQLVKAEREFRKAVQRDRENPQAHFGLGYAYFRENELDKAIFAYKQGIMIDPDNSDSHYYLGLIYNEKNMRKDAREEFKLFEKLKRSRSR from the coding sequence ATGTCCAAACGCCAGGTCTTCATCCTAAGCTTCCTCCTACTGGGGCTCGCAGCGTGCGCTACATCCAGTGAGCGGCACGTCATGCGGGGCAATCGATACCTATCATCTGGTCAACTGGTCAAAGCCGAGCGAGAGTTTCGCAAGGCCGTCCAAAGGGACCGCGAGAACCCCCAAGCCCATTTTGGGTTAGGTTACGCCTATTTCCGCGAAAACGAGCTTGATAAGGCCATCTTCGCCTACAAGCAGGGCATAATGATTGACCCGGACAATTCTGATAGCCACTACTACTTGGGCCTCATCTACAACGAAAAGAACATGCGGAAAGATGCTCGAGAAGAGTTCAAGCTCTTCGAGAAGTTGAAGCGCTCACGAAGCCGTTGA